In Balneolaceae bacterium, the sequence CCGGGGAAGCCCTGGAGCTGCTTGAATAGCCCTTCGGCCCCTGCCTAGTTACCGTTCATCTGCTGGAAAAGGAAGTCCTGCAGGCTGAGCACCTGCACGCCGCTGGGAATCTCCACCATGGCGCGCGCCACGGACGACTGGTCGATGCTTCTCACCTCGGTCACCGACACCTTGCCATCCTCCCCGAAGTGGTCGATACGCATCGGGAAAAAGCCTTCCTGGAAAACGGGAGTGAAGGAGAGGTCGCTCCCGCCCAGCATGGACGGGCTGTCCAGCCACGATTCGGCCAGCATGCCCCAGTTGATATCCAGGCCGTCGGTCATCCAGATCTCCGTGTGCTGGTTCGGGTTCTCCCGGTCGCGGAAGACAAACTTCTCACAGCTGTAACCCTGGATCTGTCGCATCTCGCCAGTGCGCTCGTAGTCGATGCGCTCGTCGGCCTCCTCGGCCTGCTGCTGCATGGAGGCAGCCTCCCCCGAAAACATGGTCATGAAGGAGGTGAGATCGTCCTTGGTGATGGTCAGGGCCATGTCGTTGCCCGTCAGGAAAACGAAATCCTCGAAATCCAGCCGCACCAGCATGCCCTCAGTCTTGAAGGGCATGTTCGAGTCGTAGCTGTACTCGCCCTGAAGCAGGATGCGTTCGGGCGTCAGGTGCAGGGTGAAGGTGTCGGCGTCACGCCGCTCGCCGTCCTCGATCTGGTAGCTGTCGAAGGTGATGGTGCCCTGGAACTGCGCAAGCGCGGGCAGGGCCGGGAGGGCCAGTATGAGCGCCAGAAGTACGGGTAAAATGCGTCGGGTGTTCATAAACGTGGGTTGGGTGCGGGTTGTTTAGCGTCTTGTACCTGCTGCCGGGAGATATTGTTGCGGGGGAGGGAGGCGCAGCGGCTTGCAGCGGCCGCACCCCGTCCATGACCCTCTCAGGCCTCCTGCAGCACGTCGGTATCCACATTTACTTTCTTGATCCAGCCTCCGGCCAGCAGGTCGTCGCCCTCGTAGCAGACCACGGCCTGGCCGGGCGTGATGGCTTCGCGACCGGCGGGGAAGTAGACCTGCAGCTCGTCCTCGCCGGTCTGCGTAAGATAACCCACCGCGCCGTCGTCGTTGTAGCGGATGGCGCCGGTGATCTCCATATCGTCTTCCGGCACACGGTCGTATTTCATCAGGTTGATATCGCGGGCCACGGCGGTGGTGCTCACCAGGTCGTTCTTTTCGCCCACCGTGATCACGTTGGTCTTCGGGTCGATGTCGGTCACGTACACCCGCCTGCCCAGGGCCAGGTCGAGTCCCCGGCGCTGGCCGATGGTGTAGAATGGATAACCCTCGTGCTCGCCCACGATGTTGCCCTCCTGGTCCACGAACTTGCCGCCGGCCACGCGCTCCTCGAGCCCGTCCACGCGGTCCTTCAGAAAGCGCCGGTAGTTGTCGTCCGGCACAAAGCAGATCTCGTAGGAGTCGGGCTTGTCGGCCACCTTGGTGAGGCCGAACTCCTCGGCCATATCTCGGATATGGGTCTTTTCGTAGGTGCCCAGCGGAAAAATGGTGCGCGCCAAGTGCTTTTGTCGCACGCCCCAGAGGGCGTAGGACTGGTCCTTGCGCGGATCAAGTCCCCGCGAGACCACATAGCGGCCGTTCTCCTCCCTCACACGGGCGTAATGACCGGTGGCGATGTAGTCGCAGCCCAGCTTGTCGGCGCGGCGCAGCAGGGCCGCCCACTTGATATGGGTATTACACAGCACGCAGGGATTCGGCGTTCGTCCCGACATATAATCCTCCACAAAGCGGTCGATCACCCAGTCGCCGAACTCGTCGCGTATGTCCACAATGAAGTGCTTGAAACCGTGGCGCACCGCGATTTGCCGGGCGTCGTTCATCGACTCCAGGGTGCAGCAGCCTGTCTCCTTGTCGGACTTCCCCCCTACCCGGGAGTAATCCCAGGTCTTCATGGTGATGCCAATTACGTCGTATCCCTGCTCCTTGAGCATCACGGCGGAGACCGAAGAGTCCACGCCGCCGCTCATGGCAACCAATACGCGTCCTTTGCTGCTCATGGTTTGGTTTGTGTGTGCGTTGTGCGGTTCGAAAGATGCGAGTTGACAGGCGCTTCGGGCGACAGGCCCGGCGCCAACCCGCAAAATACCATTTTTTTGTGTAAATCGTGTGAACACCACCCCCGACTTCGGACTTCCCGACTTATTCGACTTCAAGACTTTCAGACTTTAAAGACTTGAAGAAAGGCCTACATATATAGATAGGGCTTCCAGTCTTCTTGAACCCCTCCCAGGATAGACTGAAGGAAGGTGATGTGCACGGGGCGGAAAGGCTTGCGTTTGAGCGGCATGGAGGCCTCTTCCGGGGTGCGGTTGCCCTTGCGCACGTTGCACTCGTCGCAGGCGGTCACCAGGTTCTCCCAGGTATCGCGCCCCCCGCGGCTGCGCGGCAGCACGTGGTCGATGGTCAGGTTGCGGGAGACCCCGCAGTACTGGCAGCGGTTGCCGTCGCGCTTCATCACGTTGCGCCGGGAGAGCACGATGCGGTTATAGGGCAGGTTGATGTAGCGGCGCAGGCGGATGACCGACGGGTACTCATGCTCCCGGGAGACGGTGCGGATCTTCTTGTCCGGGTAGTCGTGGAGCATCTCCGCCTTGTCCAGGAAGAGCAGCTTCACGGAGCGCTGCACCGAACAGACGCTCAGCGGCTGATAGTCCTTGTTGAGTACGAGTACGTTTGCATCCATCGCTGGAAAAGAGTTGGCCCTCCGAAAAGGGCTTCCTTTTGATCGTCAACGTGTAGAATCAACATGAAATTTCGCTCAAATGCAACACAGGAAGGCCTGAGGGGGAATCTCGCGGGACGCGGCGGGTCTATCCGCCAAAGAAGTATTTGATGATCTCCGCCTTGATCTCGGGATTGATGGCCACGGCCAGGGCGATGGAGACGGCCAGACCGATGAGGGCGTAGCCCGCGTCCTTGCCGATAAGCTTGAGCGACCGGCCCAGGGGCTTGCCCTTGCCGCGCATGTCGGAAAAGGTCATGGCGAGCTCCCGGCCGGCCAGCAGGCCGATGAACACCCAGGTGGTGCTCATGGGGATGTTGCTCTGGATCTTGAAAAAGTAGAGGATGACGGCGTAGGTAAAGTCAATGATGGTGGCCGAGCGTATGTCACGCACGTCCGACTTCTCGGTCACCACCTTCTGGATCTTGTCCCCGCGCAGGTAGAAGAGAATGCCCAGCCCGAAAAAGATGTAGAGGGCGAAGGCGAGGAACTGCCATATCGAGAGCTGACGCGGCAGGTAGACCGCGATGTTGGCGGCGTCCTGCATGATCCAGACGGCCCAGAGCGATCCGCTGGTGATCCACTGGATGACCGTCCAGTAGACTGCCGGCTCGCCCTTGACAAATTTCTGGATCACCTTCGAAAGGAGCATCCAGACCACAATGGCGACGACGAAGGCCACAAAGTAACCCGAGAGGCTTTTCACCAGCACGTTGCCGATGGCGCCCGCGCTGGCCGAGAAACAGCTCAGCAGCAGAAAGGTGGTCGAAACCGGCATGCGCATGCGCGTCAGCAGCAGCAGGAAGATGGGCGCGGCCACCTGCAGAAAGGTAAAGGAGGAGGGGGCCTCCGAAAAGCCCTTGGATGCCAGGCGCTGGTGGCTGACGTCCCCGTCGTACACCACCCAGCTGTAGGTGACCGTCGCCAGGAAGATCCCGCCGATGAACAGCCAGAGCACCCACCACTTCTTGTCCTCGTTGGAGGCCAGAAAGGTGCCGATGGTCTGGATGCTGTCGTTGGCGATGGCCGAATAGCCCGCCAGGGCGAAGCCCACCCACTTGGCCACCTCGGCGTTGGGAAAGGTGATCCCCGCCATGAAAAAGAAGATGCCAATCAGGGCCAGGAAAGTCCTCTCCTCCCGGAAAACCGTATAAAAACTGGTGGGGATGAGCTGCTGCAGAAAGGATTCGTTCTCAGGCTGCTCGGAAGACTGGGACATTAAGGCCGTTTGCGTTGCAGTGTGCGGGTGTTGACGAGCCGCCGCCGGCAGGGGGGCGGCGTGCGAAAAATCCATCCAAGGGTATTAAACATATGTTAACTTAATATTAACAAACGCCTATTTGCTCAAATCTTAACACAATCTTAATGCCGGACCTGCCCGAAAGCCTGCAGGGGAGGGCCAGCCTTAAGGCCCCTCGAAATATTTCGTACCTTTCAGCGGGCAATTAATTGGGAGTTTTCTTCAAAATCCTCATTATATTTAGCCCGTTTCGAACACCGCCCAAACTGTCTATTCACCAGCTTTTCATGCCGTACAACAAGAACATGTACACCACCGGCTTCTACAAGGAGCCGGGACCCAAACTGGACGAGGAATCGCCCTTCGAATCGATGATGGAGCGCTTCCGCTTTGCCGCGGAACTCCTTGAACTGGAGGAGGGCATGTTCCAGTACCTGGCCAGCCCCGTCAAGCAGGTGATCGTCTCCGTGCCGGTGGTCATGGACGACGGGAGCATCGAGGTTTTCGAAGGCTACCGCGTGATCCACGACAACGTGCTGGGCCCCTCCAAAGGGGGGCTTCGCTATGCTCCCGACGTAACCCTGGACGAGGTGAAGGCCCTCGCCGCCTGGATGACCTGGAAGTGCGCCATCGTAAACGTGCCCTTCGGCGGTGCCAAGGGCGGCATCCGGTGCAACCCCAACGAGCTTTCCAAGGCGGAGCTGGAGCGCCTCACCCGCCGCTTCACCACCAATATGGTGGAAATTTTCGGGCCGGACCGCGACATTCCCGCCCCCGACATGAACACCAACGAGCAGGTGATGGCGTGGATCATGGACACCTACTCCATGAACGTGCAGCGCACCGAAACAGCCGTGGTCACCGGCAAACCCATCATCCTGGGAGGCTCGCATGGCCGCAAGGAGGCCACCGGCCGTGGCGTGGTGACTGTCACGCTGGGCGCCCTCAACCGCCTGGGCATCCTCCCCAACAAGTGCACCGTGGCTGTACAGGGCTTCGGCAACGTAGGCTCCATTTCCGCCAAGCTTATGTATGAGCAGGGCGCCCGGGTCATCGCAGTCAGCGACGTATCCGGCGGCTACTACCGCAGGGACGGGCTGGACATTCCCGCCATGATGGAGTATGCCCTAAACAACAACAATGCCCTGCAGGGCTACCCCGACGCCGAACCCATTTCCAACGAGGAGCTGCTGCAGCTGGAGTGCGACGTGCTCATCCCGGCGGCCAAGGAGGACCAGATCGGCCGCCACAACGCCGACAAGATTCGGGCCCGCATTATCGCCGAAGGCGCCAATGGTCCGGTGACCGCCAACGCCGACAGCATTCTCGAAGACAACGGCATCATGGTTATTCCCGACATCCTTGCCAACGCAGGCGGGGTGACCGTCTCCTACTTCGAGTGGGTGCAGGACCGCCAGGGTTACTTCTGGACCGAGGAGCGGGTGAACCGGCGCCTCAATCGCATGATGCGCGACGCCTTCGACAACCTGTTCAAGGTGAGCGAGGAGTACAACTGCACCCTGCGGCAGGCCGCCTACGTATTTGCCATTAACAAAGTGGCCACCACCCTCAAGATGCGCGGAATTTACGCCTGACCACCATCCAACCGGGGAATTCTCCCCTCAACGCCTGACCATGACGGGAACCGAACGCGACACGCTGGTGCTCTCCTCGAGCTACGACGAGCTGGAACGCATCGAGCCCTGGCTGAAGGAATTGCAGGAGCGCCTGGACTTTCACAACGACGAGTTCGCCAGGATCATGCTGGCCCTCAGCGAGGCCGTCACCAATGCCATTGTGCACGGCAATCGGGAGGATCCCGGCAAAAGTGTGACTGTGCGCTCCGCAATGGAGGACGGCCGGCTGCGGCTCTCGGTGCAGGACGAGGGGGAGGGATTCGAACCCGGCAAGCTGCCGGATCCCCTGCAGGAGGAGAACCTGCTGAAGGAGGGCGGGCGGGGCGTCTATCTCATCGAGCAGTACTGCGATGCGGTGAACTACAGCCGCGGGGGCACCCGCATCACGATGGACTTCGACCTGGACTAGAAATTTCTAGTTGGTTAGCTGGGCTTCCAGCTTCTTCTTGAGCTGCGACTTGGGCACGGCGCCCACGATCTGGTCCACTACTTCGCCGTTCTTGAATATAAGGAGGGAGGGGATGCTGCGGATGCCGTACTTGGTGGACGTCTGCGGGTTGTTGTCCACATCCACCTTGCCAATCTTGGCCTGCCCGTCAAATTCGTCGGCCAGTTCCTCGACCACCGGGGCCACCATGCGGCAGGGTCCGCACCATTCGGCCCAGAAGTCGACCAGCACCGGCTTGTCGGATTGGATTACATCTTCATCAAAAGAGTCGTCTGTAAAGGTCAGTGCTTTTCCCATAATGCTGTAGTGCTTCAGGTGAGTGGTTTTGCAGTGATAATGACACTATTCTAAACAAGAATATCAACGAATAATTCCCCCGCGCGGATCGTTTTTCGCTATACAATCCATCACGAAAACCTATGTCCCGCCATTGGACTTGCCCAGGACGACCGCGTCCTCACCCACCAGGCTGCGCAGCTCAGTCATCAGCTCCTCGCTGGGCTCCACCACAAACTTGCGCACGTGCATGGGGAAGGGGCGCTTGGCTTCACGGCTGATCACGTTGAAGCGCACGTTGGCCTCCCCGCGATGCTCGGCGAATAGCTCCGCCATACGCCGCAGCTCCTCCTCACGCACCTGGGAGGTGTCGATGTCCAGGCGCAGCTCCAGGCGGTCAGCGTACTTCTCGCGCATACTCTCGATACGCTCGAAGGAGTTGGCGAGGATTTTGGGTTCGCCCCCCTTGCTGTCGGTCACCCCGTCGATGACCACCAGGGTGTCCACCTGGATCATGCCCAGGCATCGGTCGTAGACGTCGTTGAAGGCAATCACCTCCATCGAGCCGCTCAGGTCTTCCACCTGCAGGAAGGCAAAGGGACGTCCCCTCTTGTCGGTGACGCGCTTCACCGAGGTGATGATCCCGGCGCAGCGCACCTCGGTGCGGTCGCCCAGCTGCTCCATTTCGTCCGGGTCGAGGACGTGCGAGCAGAACAGGCGAACCTCCTCGCGGTATTTGTTGAGCGGGTGCCCGCTCAGGTAGAAGCCGATCAGCTCGCGCTCCTTGTTGAGGCGCTCGATGTTCGACCACGGCTCCACTTCCCGCAGGTTGGGCTCGTCGATGGCCGAGGCGGTGCCCGAGCCGTCCCCGAACAGGTCCGACTGGTTGGACTCCATCATCTCCTGCACACGTGAGCCGTAGCTGAGCAGCGTCTCGATATTTTCCAGCAGCTGACGCCGGTTGGGATTGATGCTGTCGAAGGCACCGGCCTGGAACAGGCTCTCCAGGGTGCGCTTGTTGCAGACCCGCGAGTCGATGCGGCGGGCGAAATCGTAGACCGATTCGAAAGGGCCGTTCTCCCCGCGTTCGGCCACGACCGCATCCACCGCGCCGGAGCCCACGCCCTTGATGGCTTCCATACCGTACTGTATTCGCCCGTCGAGGGCCACGAACTTGCCTTCACCAGTGTTAATGTTGGGCGGGTCCACCGTAATGCCGTTGCGGTAGCACTCCTCGATGAACTTCGACACCTTGTCGATGTCGCCCATGTTGTGGCTCAGCACCGCCGCCATATACTCCGCAGGATAGTTGGCCTTGAAAAAGGCGGTCTGGTAGGCCACTACGGAGTAGGCGGCCGAGTGCGACTTGTTGAAGCCGTAGTTGGCGAACTCGGCCATCATGTCGAAGATTTCGCGGGCCTTGGACTCCTTCACTCCGTTGGACAGTGCCTTCTCCACGAAGATCTCCCGCTGCTCGTCCATCACCTTGGTCTTTTTCTTACCCATGGCGCGGCGCAGCAGGTCGGCTTCGCCGAGGCTGTAGCCGGCGATGATCTGGGCGGCCTTCATGATCTGCTCCTGGTAGATCATGATCCCGTAGGTGGGCCGCAGCAACTTTTCCAGGTCGGGATGCGGGTAGCTCACCTCGCTGCGGCCGTGCTTGCGGTCGATGTACTCGGGGATGAATTTCATCGGACCCGGCCGGTAGAGCGCGTTCATGGCGATGAGGTCGTCCAGCGAGCTCGGCTTGAGCTGCTTGAGGTACCTGCGCATGCCGTCCGACTCGAACTGAAAGGTGCCCACGGTGTTGGCCTTCTGGTAGAGCTCGAAGGTGGTCTCGTCGTCAAAGGGAATCTCGTCGAGCTCGTAGTGGCGACCGTAGTTGCGCTCCACGTATTTGATGGCCGTCTTGAGGATGGAGAGGGTTTTGAGTCCCAGGAAGTCCATCTTCAGCAGCCCGCACATCTCCGCGTTGGGCCCGTCGTACTGGGTAATCAGCTCCTTGTCCTTGGATAGCGCCACCGGCACGTAGTCGTCGATCCGGCCGGGGGCTATGATCACCCCGGCGGCGTGGATGCCCGACTGCCGCACCGAGCCCTCCAGGGTGCGGGCGTAGCGCATCATCTTGGCCACCTGCGGATCGGCGTCCTCGAAGAGGTCGGCGATCTGCCCGGCGGTATCGGGATTTTCGCTCTTGTCCAACACCTTGTCGAAGGTATCCACCCCGGGCCGGTCGGGGAAGAGCTTGGCGATGCGGTTCACCTCCTGAAGCGGAACGCCCAGCACGCGTCCCACGTCGCGTATGGCCGTCTTGGCCTTCATGGTTCCGTAGGTGACGATCTGCGCCACGTTGCGGCGGCCGTACTCCTCCACCACGTAGTCGATAACTTCCTGGCGGCCGGTGTCGTCGAAGTCGATGTCGATGTCCGGGGGACTCACCCGCTCGGGATTGAGAAAACGCTCGAAAAGCAGGTCGTAGGCCATGGGATCAATGTTGATGATGCCCAGGCAGTAGGCCACCACCGAGCCGGCAGCCGAACCGCGGCCGGGTCCCACAAACACTCCGCGGCGGCGCGCCTCCGTGGTAAAATCCTGTACAATCAGGAAATAGCCCGAAAAATCCATCTCGCTGATGATCGCCAGTTCCTGCTCGATGCGCTCATGCAGGTCCTGTGACACCTCCCCGTAGCGCTTCTTGGCTCCCTCGTAGGTGAGGTGGCGCAGATAGGCATCCATGGAGTCGAAGCGTTCCGGAATGCTGTAGTGGGGCAGCAGCAGTTCGGAACTCAGTTCGATGGGTTCCACCTTGTCCACGATCTCCCGGGTGTTGTCCACCGCCTCCGGCAGGTCGCTGAACAGCTCCTGCATCTCCCCGGGGGTCTTCAGGTAGTACTCGGGATTGAGGTTGTTGTGGTCGTCCGTAAAGCGGAAGCGGTCGCGGTCGTTGATGTCGGCGTTGGTCTGCAGGGCCAGCAGGATGTCGTGCGCCTCGGAGTCCTCGCGGTCCACGTAATGGCAGTCGTTGGTGGCGATCATCTTCACCTGGTACTCTTTGGCCCAGCGCACCAGCACTTCGTTGCAGCGCTTCTGTTCGGAGAGCCCGTGACGCTGAAGCTCCACGTAGTAATCGTCCCCGAACAGGTCCAGGTACCACTCGAAAATTTCGCGCGCCTCCTCCTCACTCTCGTGGATGATGGTCTGGTTGATCTCGCTGGCCAGGCAGCAGGTGGTGGCGATGAGACCCTCGCGGTACTCAGCCAGGGTTTCGTGGTCGATGCGCGGCTTGTAGTAGAGGCCGTCGGTGAAGCCCAGCGAGCAGAGTTTGGTCAGGTTCTTGTAGCCGGTCATGTTCTTGGCCAGCAGCACCTGGTGGTAGCGAGTGCGGTCCTTGCGGTTATCCATGCCGGAGGGGGTTACGTAAAACTCGCAGCCCACGATGGGTTTGACGTCCTGGCGGCGGGCCTCCTTGACGAACTCGGGCACCCCGTACATGTTGCCGTGGTCGGTAATGGCCAGACCCGGCATGCCCGCCTTCTTGGTTTTGCGCACCAGCTCGGAGATGCCGGCGGCCCCGTCGAGCATGCTGAATTGCGTGTGGCAGTGAAGGTGGGAAAAATCCATGTGGTCAGATGCGCTTCCGCTTGATCTTTAATTGCAATTTTTTACGAATCGTAACTAGCTTTTTAGTGGCAATACCCTTTGATTTACACGCTATAAAAAATAGTAAACTGTCATCTAAAAGTTGAGTGAATCCTTATGACTACCCTGCGGCACCTCATCTTTCCTGCCCTTCTCCTCTCACTTTTCCTGGGCAGCTGTTCCTCCTCCAAAAACTTCCACTTGTCCGAACAATATCAGCAAAACAAACAAAATTCGCCCGTCATGATCATCCCCATTACGCGGGATGCCTTCCCCAGCGGCACCAGCCATACCTTCGGCTACCTGAACAGCGAGCAGGAACTGGTCTTTTCACAATCCGCCGACAAGGCCTACTCCCGCGCCGCGGGGGTACCTGCCAGAGTGGGCCAGCTCGACCCCAGTGAGACCCGCAACCTGCAGAAGCAGACCCTGAATTTCAATGGAAATACCATTGATACCTATGTGCCGGCGCAAAACATGTCCATTAGCTCCGGCAATTTTAAACCAGGCTTTTTCCTCCTGCTGGACCAGTACCGCTTCTCCAAGCAAGCAGCTACGGTAGAGGGCTCGGGTTACGCAGGCCACGAACAGCAAGCGGTATACAACCTCATATTCCAGACCAACTACGTGTACTGGAATCCAAGTACAGGCGAAACCGCCGGGTGGGGCTCGGCCCGCGCCAGCGTTTCGATCGAGGGCAGCGTGGCAACCCGCGAGGACCTCGCCGACGCGCTCTCCCGCACCCTGGAAGATATCGCCCGCCAGGGACCGGCACGGGGTAATCCATAAGTGTTACCCGTTACTCAACACCTGCGCATGGAGCCGGGTGAGCCAGCCAGATGCAGGTGCGACAGACACACAATAATAGGTCCGGCCGGGTAGTTTAACCAGGGACATAGGCGCCTGATTATCGGCAGCTTGCCCATTAATTAACATGAATATGCGATTTCATAAAATGCGAGGGGCTGTTTATTTTTGGGTAGAAATTTACTGTAAGAACAAAATGTTACGTGACATGAAAAAATTACTAGTCATACTTGCCGGATTTTTGTTGATCGGAGCCGAACAGGGCATAGCCCAGACCCAGGGCGACCTCACCGTTGAGCAGCTGAGGGATTACGTCAGCGATCAAGGGGTGTATCAAACCCGCATCAGCCGCAACGTCCGGGGAACACCT encodes:
- the trxA gene encoding thioredoxin TrxA, whose amino-acid sequence is MGKALTFTDDSFDEDVIQSDKPVLVDFWAEWCGPCRMVAPVVEELADEFDGQAKIGKVDVDNNPQTSTKYGIRSIPSLLIFKNGEVVDQIVGAVPKSQLKKKLEAQLTN
- a CDS encoding DUF4412 domain-containing protein, with product MNTRRILPVLLALILALPALPALAQFQGTITFDSYQIEDGERRDADTFTLHLTPERILLQGEYSYDSNMPFKTEGMLVRLDFEDFVFLTGNDMALTITKDDLTSFMTMFSGEAASMQQQAEEADERIDYERTGEMRQIQGYSCEKFVFRDRENPNQHTEIWMTDGLDINWGMLAESWLDSPSMLGGSDLSFTPVFQEGFFPMRIDHFGEDGKVSVTEVRSIDQSSVARAMVEIPSGVQVLSLQDFLFQQMNGN
- a CDS encoding Glu/Leu/Phe/Val dehydrogenase, which encodes MPYNKNMYTTGFYKEPGPKLDEESPFESMMERFRFAAELLELEEGMFQYLASPVKQVIVSVPVVMDDGSIEVFEGYRVIHDNVLGPSKGGLRYAPDVTLDEVKALAAWMTWKCAIVNVPFGGAKGGIRCNPNELSKAELERLTRRFTTNMVEIFGPDRDIPAPDMNTNEQVMAWIMDTYSMNVQRTETAVVTGKPIILGGSHGRKEATGRGVVTVTLGALNRLGILPNKCTVAVQGFGNVGSISAKLMYEQGARVIAVSDVSGGYYRRDGLDIPAMMEYALNNNNALQGYPDAEPISNEELLQLECDVLIPAAKEDQIGRHNADKIRARIIAEGANGPVTANADSILEDNGIMVIPDILANAGGVTVSYFEWVQDRQGYFWTEERVNRRLNRMMRDAFDNLFKVSEEYNCTLRQAAYVFAINKVATTLKMRGIYA
- the dnaE gene encoding DNA polymerase III subunit alpha; its protein translation is MDFSHLHCHTQFSMLDGAAGISELVRKTKKAGMPGLAITDHGNMYGVPEFVKEARRQDVKPIVGCEFYVTPSGMDNRKDRTRYHQVLLAKNMTGYKNLTKLCSLGFTDGLYYKPRIDHETLAEYREGLIATTCCLASEINQTIIHESEEEAREIFEWYLDLFGDDYYVELQRHGLSEQKRCNEVLVRWAKEYQVKMIATNDCHYVDREDSEAHDILLALQTNADINDRDRFRFTDDHNNLNPEYYLKTPGEMQELFSDLPEAVDNTREIVDKVEPIELSSELLLPHYSIPERFDSMDAYLRHLTYEGAKKRYGEVSQDLHERIEQELAIISEMDFSGYFLIVQDFTTEARRRGVFVGPGRGSAAGSVVAYCLGIINIDPMAYDLLFERFLNPERVSPPDIDIDFDDTGRQEVIDYVVEEYGRRNVAQIVTYGTMKAKTAIRDVGRVLGVPLQEVNRIAKLFPDRPGVDTFDKVLDKSENPDTAGQIADLFEDADPQVAKMMRYARTLEGSVRQSGIHAAGVIIAPGRIDDYVPVALSKDKELITQYDGPNAEMCGLLKMDFLGLKTLSILKTAIKYVERNYGRHYELDEIPFDDETTFELYQKANTVGTFQFESDGMRRYLKQLKPSSLDDLIAMNALYRPGPMKFIPEYIDRKHGRSEVSYPHPDLEKLLRPTYGIMIYQEQIMKAAQIIAGYSLGEADLLRRAMGKKKTKVMDEQREIFVEKALSNGVKESKAREIFDMMAEFANYGFNKSHSAAYSVVAYQTAFFKANYPAEYMAAVLSHNMGDIDKVSKFIEECYRNGITVDPPNINTGEGKFVALDGRIQYGMEAIKGVGSGAVDAVVAERGENGPFESVYDFARRIDSRVCNKRTLESLFQAGAFDSINPNRRQLLENIETLLSYGSRVQEMMESNQSDLFGDGSGTASAIDEPNLREVEPWSNIERLNKERELIGFYLSGHPLNKYREEVRLFCSHVLDPDEMEQLGDRTEVRCAGIITSVKRVTDKRGRPFAFLQVEDLSGSMEVIAFNDVYDRCLGMIQVDTLVVIDGVTDSKGGEPKILANSFERIESMREKYADRLELRLDIDTSQVREEELRRMAELFAEHRGEANVRFNVISREAKRPFPMHVRKFVVEPSEELMTELRSLVGEDAVVLGKSNGGT
- a CDS encoding HNH endonuclease — translated: MDANVLVLNKDYQPLSVCSVQRSVKLLFLDKAEMLHDYPDKKIRTVSREHEYPSVIRLRRYINLPYNRIVLSRRNVMKRDGNRCQYCGVSRNLTIDHVLPRSRGGRDTWENLVTACDECNVRKGNRTPEEASMPLKRKPFRPVHITFLQSILGGVQEDWKPYLYM
- the mnmA gene encoding tRNA 2-thiouridine(34) synthase MnmA, whose amino-acid sequence is MSSKGRVLVAMSGGVDSSVSAVMLKEQGYDVIGITMKTWDYSRVGGKSDKETGCCTLESMNDARQIAVRHGFKHFIVDIRDEFGDWVIDRFVEDYMSGRTPNPCVLCNTHIKWAALLRRADKLGCDYIATGHYARVREENGRYVVSRGLDPRKDQSYALWGVRQKHLARTIFPLGTYEKTHIRDMAEEFGLTKVADKPDSYEICFVPDDNYRRFLKDRVDGLEERVAGGKFVDQEGNIVGEHEGYPFYTIGQRRGLDLALGRRVYVTDIDPKTNVITVGEKNDLVSTTAVARDINLMKYDRVPEDDMEITGAIRYNDDGAVGYLTQTGEDELQVYFPAGREAITPGQAVVCYEGDDLLAGGWIKKVNVDTDVLQEA
- a CDS encoding ATP-binding protein — encoded protein: MTGTERDTLVLSSSYDELERIEPWLKELQERLDFHNDEFARIMLALSEAVTNAIVHGNREDPGKSVTVRSAMEDGRLRLSVQDEGEGFEPGKLPDPLQEENLLKEGGRGVYLIEQYCDAVNYSRGGTRITMDFDLD